The nucleotide window GTATCTTTTGGTTTTTAATTTTTTTCATTTTATTTTTCTATATATCGGTTTTGATATGGGATATGTTTTAGGCAAAGAAGTTATTTCATGGTTTAACAGAATTAAGTTTAACAAATGGTCGGCTTATTCCGACTTCATAACCTCTTTTCTTCTTGGGGTACTTCTTTCGCTGGGGCTTAAGGAATATGGTATGGAGACAGTAACCTACTATTTCTTTGCCACCTGTTTCTTGCTGGTCGGTTTTTTTATTGCTAAAAAACTGGATGTTTTGTTCAGTCTTATAATAGCAATAATAGCTTGTTTAGTTATGCTGTATGTAAAGGGGGGTTGAGTTGGCTATGGCAGACACCAAATTGTCTACAGATGTAGAAATTGTTAATGAGCTGGGTATGCATGCAAGGGCTGCGGCCAATTTCGTGAAAGTGGCCAACAAATACTCGTCCGAGGTTACTGTGGAGAAAGACGGTGTTTTTGCTAACGGTAAAAGTATAATGGGAGTCATGATGCTTGCTGCCTCAAAAGGGTCTAAAATCAAAGTAACCACAGAAGGCGAAGATGCTAAGGAATCTTTGGAGGCGTTGGAGAAACTTATTAAAGATAAATTTGGTGAGGCTAAATGAATATTATAAAAGGAATACCGAGTTCTGAAGGTATAGTCACAGGCAAGTGCCACCTTTTGGATAGATCCAAGATTCATGTGGTTAAATATAGGATTGATAAAAGTGGTGTGCCTGAAGAATACAAAAAGCTTGATGATGCAATAAAAAAGACTGAGGATTATATCAGTCATGTCCGGGAAATTTCTCTGGACAAGCTCGGCGAAGATCATGCTTTTATCTTTGATGTTTATCTTCTCCTTTTGAAAGATGATATGCTAGTGGGGGAAACCAAAAGGTTTATTGAAAAAGAGCTGGTTAATGCCGAATATGCCCTGAAAAAAGTATCCGGCAAAATTCTTAAAGTTTTTAATGAATCTGAAGATGAATATTTTCGGGAAAGAAAGAGTGACGTGGAGCAGGTGGTTCAAAAACTTCTGCGTTTTATGTCGGCAAATGAGTATGAAAGTGTACTTAATATAGATGATGAAAAGATAATTATTGCTCATGATCTCACTCCGTCAGATGCAGCAGCTGCGATAAAGAGAAAGGTGAAAGGCTTTGCCATGGATCTGGGAAGTAAGATATCCCATACTTCAATTCTTGCAAGAGCCATAGGGATTCCGGCTGTTGTCGGATGTGAAGATATCTCCAGTAATGTTACTTCCGGAGAAGAGGTAATTATAGATGGTTTTGAAGGGAAAGTGATAGTTAATCCAGATGAAAAAACGCGTGAAGACTACAGAAACAAAGAGAAACGTTACAATAAATATATCGAGGAACTCTCCAAGCTGAAGGATGCCGAAGCCAGAACCAGAGATGGTGAGAGGGTTACAATATGTTCCAATATCGAAATTAATGAAGAGATTAATATTGCTCGTGAATACAATTCAGAAGGAATAGGTCTTTACAGGACTGAGTATATTTATCTGGACAAAGGAGATATTTTGGAAGATGACCAGTTTGAGATACTTAAAAATGCTGTTTTACTGAATAATTCCTATCCCATAACTGTCAGAACATTTGATTTGGGTGGTGAAAAGCTTTCCGATGTCCTGCCCCATCCTGAAGAGGTGAATCCGGTAATGGGATTGAGAGCTGTACGGTATTCACTTCGCTTTAAAGATTTCTTTAAAAAGCAGCTGAAAGCTATCTTAAGAGCTGCGTATTTCGGTGATGTTCGTATTATGTTTCCGATGATTTCCGGAATAGAAGAGGTGAATATCTGCAAAGAGATGTTAAGAGAATCAGCTGAAGAATTGAAGAGTGAAAATAAGAATTTCAAGAGGGATATACCAGTTGGGGTTATGGTTGAATTACCATCTCTTGCCTTGATTACACATCTTATTGCCCGGGAAGTTGATTTTTTTAGTGTCGGAAGTAACGATTTGATTCAGTATACACTGGGTATAGACCGAAATAACGAATATGTAGCCTATCTTTACCGTCCCACCCATCCTTCAATTCTTATTATGCTGGATAAGATTATAACGGATGCAAAGAGTGCCGGCATAGAAGCCTCAGTCTGCGGAGAGATAGCGGGCGAGCCCAAATATATTCCTGTGC belongs to Flexistipes sp. and includes:
- a CDS encoding HPr family phosphocarrier protein, with the translated sequence MADTKLSTDVEIVNELGMHARAAANFVKVANKYSSEVTVEKDGVFANGKSIMGVMMLAASKGSKIKVTTEGEDAKESLEALEKLIKDKFGEAK
- the ptsP gene encoding phosphoenolpyruvate--protein phosphotransferase, which translates into the protein MNIIKGIPSSEGIVTGKCHLLDRSKIHVVKYRIDKSGVPEEYKKLDDAIKKTEDYISHVREISLDKLGEDHAFIFDVYLLLLKDDMLVGETKRFIEKELVNAEYALKKVSGKILKVFNESEDEYFRERKSDVEQVVQKLLRFMSANEYESVLNIDDEKIIIAHDLTPSDAAAAIKRKVKGFAMDLGSKISHTSILARAIGIPAVVGCEDISSNVTSGEEVIIDGFEGKVIVNPDEKTREDYRNKEKRYNKYIEELSKLKDAEARTRDGERVTICSNIEINEEINIAREYNSEGIGLYRTEYIYLDKGDILEDDQFEILKNAVLLNNSYPITVRTFDLGGEKLSDVLPHPEEVNPVMGLRAVRYSLRFKDFFKKQLKAILRAAYFGDVRIMFPMISGIEEVNICKEMLRESAEELKSENKNFKRDIPVGVMVELPSLALITHLIAREVDFFSVGSNDLIQYTLGIDRNNEYVAYLYRPTHPSILIMLDKIITDAKSAGIEASVCGEIAGEPKYIPVLLGLGYRNLSMSPASILKAKMVINRMEIDSCVKLVRELKECKYARLAEEKLSKFINAYAGDVYFH